A segment of the Helicobacter sp. 'house sparrow 1' genome:
AAAATATTGAGGAAGGTTTAATAACTTTGCAATCTTGAAGATTTGTGTTTTATAAAAGGGTGCTATTGGGTTTATAGCACACGCTAAATCACCATATAAGGTTCCATAACCAAGGGTAAGTTCGCTTTTATTTGAAGTGCCTATCACAAGAGCATTGTTTTTTTGAGATAAATCATAAAGCAGGGTCATTCTCATTCTTGCATAAAAGTTTCCAAGCCTTAGTGTATCGGGATTTTGTTGCTTAAATATTGTCTCATAATCATAGATAGGATAGATCTGCAAGGGAATCTCAAAATCCTTACAAAAAGCTTTTAAGTTGGAGAGATTTGAAGAGTGTGAATTTTTTGAGGGCATATAAACAGCTAGAATATTGCTATTAAAGGCTTTCTTACACAAAACTGCAACAACAGCGCTATCAATACCACCGCTTAAACCAAAAATTGCCTTTTTAAAACCCTTTTGTTTGAGGGTATCTTGCAAAAAATCAATTATAGATTTTATCTCTTGATTTGTGATTTCTGTATGCAGTGAAAAGCTCACAATTGCCCTTTTGACTTCAATTTTTTAAGATTTTATCAAAAAATAATCAAGAAAAGATGAAAAAGAGCTAAAGAAAATAAGTAAAGTAACGATCTTGTGTTTAACCAAAATGCAAGGATGCTTTTGGATTTAATTATATTAAAGGAGTAACAAATGGCTTTTCAGGTCAATACAAACATTAACGCGATGAATTCGCACGCACAGTCAGTTCTAACTCAATCAAAGCTTAAAAACTCTCTTGAAAAATTAAGCTCTGGTCTTCGTATTAATAAAGCAGCAGATGATGCTTCTGGTATGACTATTGCTGATACATTGCGTTCTCAAGCAAGTGCCCTAGGACAAGCAATTAACAACACGAATGAAGGTATGGGGATTATCCAAATTGCAGATAAGGCAATGGATGAGCAATTAAAGATTCTTGATACAATCAAAGTGAAAGCTACTCAAGCTGCACAAGATGGTCAATCTACAGAATCTAGAAAGGCTATCCAATCAGATATTATCAGACTAATTCAAGGACTAGATAATATTGGAAACACTACTTCTTACAATGGTCAAGCATTGCTATCAGGACAATGGACCAATAAAGAATTCCAAGTTGGTGCATATTCAAATCAAAGTATTAAGGCGTCTATTGGTGCTACAACCTCAGATAAGATTGGTCAAGTAAAGATCAACACAGGATCTTTAATTACAGCATCTGGAGAAGTATCTTTAACTTTCAAGCAAGTTAATGGTAATAGTGATGTTAAATTAGAGAGCGTAAAAATCTCAACATCTGCAGGAACAGGTATTGGTGCATTAGCTGAAATTATCAATAAAAATAGCAGTAAAACAGGTATCAGAGCTCAAGCAAATGTTATTACAACTTCTGATACTGAAGTTGCTTCTGGTTCATTAAATAACCTTACAATCAATGGGGTGATTATTGGTAATGTTGTAGATATCAAAAGAGGTGATACAGATGGTC
Coding sequences within it:
- a CDS encoding NAD+ synthase codes for the protein MSFSLHTEITNQEIKSIIDFLQDTLKQKGFKKAIFGLSGGIDSAVVAVLCKKAFNSNILAVYMPSKNSHSSNLSNLKAFCKDFEIPLQIYPIYDYETIFKQQNPDTLRLGNFYARMRMTLLYDLSQKNNALVIGTSNKSELTLGYGTLYGDLACAINPIAPFYKTQIFKIAKLLNLPQYFLNKAPSADLYPGQSDEKEIGYNYETLDPLLDAIYCKYHSLDNLLNNNYKDLIDQGFDSKMVEDIIHRIQKNIFKQKPPVFFER
- a CDS encoding flagellin A gives rise to the protein MAFQVNTNINAMNSHAQSVLTQSKLKNSLEKLSSGLRINKAADDASGMTIADTLRSQASALGQAINNTNEGMGIIQIADKAMDEQLKILDTIKVKATQAAQDGQSTESRKAIQSDIIRLIQGLDNIGNTTSYNGQALLSGQWTNKEFQVGAYSNQSIKASIGATTSDKIGQVKINTGSLITASGEVSLTFKQVNGNSDVKLESVKISTSAGTGIGALAEIINKNSSKTGIRAQANVITTSDTEVASGSLNNLTINGVIIGNVVDIKRGDTDGRLVQAINSVTSDTGVEAYTDANGRLNLRSLDGRGIIIKADGQQKAEKQGDQQNEEGQGQENKTALAVVTVNGGQDITTGNGSVNFGRLSLSRLDARDIVVVSASDSTTGDYSAIGFGAGKVATATVNLRDVMGGFDASVKSASGANYNAVVASGNTSLGAGVTTLRGAMIVMDIAESAQKMLDKIRADLGSVQNQMTSTVNNITVTQVNVKAAESGIRDVDFASESAEFNKYSILAQSGSYAMSQANAIQQNILRLLS